In Chitinophaga oryzae, the sequence GGCCGAATTTGCCAACATGCGCCTCAGCGGATACTTCGCCTGGATCGTATGGATGATCGTACACCTTATGAGCCTCCTCGGCTTCCGTAACAAACTGGTGGTGTTCATCAACTGGTTCTACCGCTATTTCACCTACGAAAGAGGTACCCGCATCATCATCAAACGCGGCGCCGCCAACATCGTGAAACTACGGCAAACCGTAGGCGTGTGACCCAAACATGGTTGTTTTGTTGTTATATATAATAGGTGTTTTATTGTTAAAAATGCAAAAGACCTGATGAACAATTCATCAGGTCTTTGCTTTTATCTTATCGCAAACGCCTATTTGCGGTTCAGGATCGAATTCAGCGTAATGCTGGACACCAGCTCGTCTGCACGGCCGCCCAGCGGACGGAAATACAACAGGATCGTATAGTTGTTTTCTGTCTCCCACCAGTTGCCTTCTGTTAACTCCGTATTGAATTTACCGTTAGTCACCGTTTTATCCACCAGTCCGTAAATATAGTTGTAATAACCCTGCTTCAGAAACAGTGTGCCTTCATAAGCGCGGCTGGCGGCATTATAAGTCAGCCTGCTGTTGTTGTTCAACTCATAATCGGTCATCTCCCCGAAAATATACATGTCGTAGCCGGCGTAAGGCTCAGGCGCTGCAAAAGTGAAATGCACAGAAGCATAATCTCCCTCAAAGTTGGGATCATAGTCATCCAGCGTGGCGAGGTAATACTTGCCGTTAACATCCTTGATGAACTGATACAGCTTATCCGCCCGCTCAAAATCCGTAACAGCATATACATCGGTACTGTTGGCGTGGTACTCGGAATGCCGGACCCTTTCTGTCTGTAAACGCAGGCTCCGCAGGTCTATCCATCGAAACTCCTTCCCGGCGGGAATTACACAATCCAGCTCCGCATTGTACTTGATCACGTTGCCGTTGATAAACTGGGGCTTCAGATTAGTAATGGCATTGTCCCAGCGGTAGTTTTGCAGGATCACCACCTTGATCTGGTCAAAAGGGTTCTGGATGTTCAACGAGCCGGTATTGATCTCGAAATTTATCTTCTGGTGCGTGCGGAACAGTTTCGGCGACACCGGCTGCTGGATAAACCCGGCAATACCGGCCTTCGATTCCACCACATACATCCGCCGGGTAAAAGCCAGCTGGCTGGTATCACTGTCAAGGTATACCTTCAGCAGATAGTTGCCCGACTTGATCGGGTAACTGCCGGTGCCCGGCAGCTGCACACTGTAATGCGTATACCGCTGCAATGCCACCGCCGACATCTTATAGTTGAGGATCCTCGTTTCGGAGAAACCGCGCATATAATCGAACTGGTTTACCTGCGCCGGCGTCCAGTCTGCGTTGCACATCACAAAAGAATAGTAGTAGTTTTTCACATCATTGTCCATATCGTCAAAAGACAGCTCCAGCTTCTCCCCGGTACCAATGGTATACATGGGCATGCTCAGGGGATCTCCCAGCTGGTTGAACTTGACGGATTTGATATTGTTGTGGTAAACATGGTCCGGCGTAATGACATTGGCCTGTGCCATCACCCTGCCGGTAAACAGACAGGCGGCCAGGACCACCCATAAAAGAAAAGCTGCTGTACGCATACTGGCTATTTGGTTGTATTCAAGTTACGATTATTTGCTTATTTAGAGATTTGATTTTTGATTTCCTACATTTGTCCTAATCGAATTCAGTTCAATGGAATTATCTGCTTTTATTGCCAGAAGGATTGCTTTCAACAAAGCCTCCTCTTTTTCGAAATTCATCATCAACATCGCTGTTGCTGCCACCGCAGTCAGCGTGGCGGTCATGATTCTGGCAACAGCGCTGGTCAACGGCTTTCAGCAGGTCATTCAGGACAAAATTTTCAGCTTCTGGGGCCACCTTCACGTCAATCAATACCAGCCCAACGCCGGTCCCCTGACGGAAGAAATACCCTTTACTTCCACCCTCACCCTGATGGACAGCATCAAAAGAGTGCCCGGTGTGAAGTCGGTAAACCCCTATGCCACCAAATCTGCCATCATCAAGTCTGAAAAGGAAATCAACGGCATCATCTTCAAAGGAATAGATAAAAGCTACGACTGGCCTCAATTACAGCGTTTCATGCAGAGCGGCCGCCCTCCCCGCTTTAATGATACCAGCTACGCGCCGGAAATCATGATTTCCACCAATATGGCGCAGGACCTGCAATTGAAAGTCGATGATAAAGTGATCATCTACTTCATCCAGGGTGGCGGGCTCCCGCCCCGCGCCCGCAAACTGCAGGTGTCAGGGATCTTTAAAACAGGTATCGAAGAATATGATAAAACCTACATTATCGGCGATCTGAACCTCGTTCGCCGCCTCAATGACTGGGAACCCACACAGGTAGGCGGTTATGAGATTATGCTGGCAGACTACCACCTGATGGACACCACCGCCCGTATCATCGACAACAACATACTGCCAGATCAACTGTTTACCCGCACCATCCGCGATATATACCCCAACATCTTTGACTGGCTGCAGCTACAGAACCAGAATGAACTGATCATCATCGTGATCATGACCATCGTGGCTGTTATCAACATGATCACCGCCATCCTCATCCTGATACTGGAACGCACCAATATGGTGGGCATCCTCAAAGCATTGGGCATGCGCGACTGGCAGATCCAGAAAGTATTCGTTTTCCAGGCGGGTTACATCATCCTCATGGGCGTGCTTATCGGCGACTTTTTCGGACTCGGGCTGGCCTTTCTGCAAAAGGCCACCGGCATCTTCAAACTCCCGGAAGAGTCCTACTACATGTCGGTGGCCGCTATCGATATCAGATGGCATGAGATACTGCTGATCAACCTGGGCACCCTCGCCATCTGCCTGCTGGTATTGCTGATCCCATCACTGATTATCCGGAGGATCACACCGGTAAAAGCGATCCAGTTCAAATAACTTTATTTCCCGCTTTTAATGTAATCACGCAGGTAACTGCATTGCCCGTATACCTCCTGGTACAGGCGTGTCTGGGAATAATTGCTTTTCAACACGGGGAAGTAACGATTACGTACCAACGCTCCGTAGAACTTGCCACTGTCATCCATCGGCGGCACATGTTTCTGGTAGCAACGCGCTGCCATAAAGAAACATTTTGCCCTGAACTCCGGATCTGTGGCTGCCTGTGCCGCTTTCAGATAATAACTTTCCGCGGCATAGGTACCAAAATACTGCCGTTCGGAAGGATCTTTTTCACATGCCGCAGTATACCATTGGGTAGAAGGACGGAATCTTCTTACAAAATTCCACGTTCTGCCGTAATAACTGATGTTAAACAACCCCGTAGCATATTCATAGTATACCTTCGCATCTACCGGTGTTACTTTCATCTTGTCCTGCAATGCCAGCATCCTGTCGCAGAACTGCAACTGTGTGATCGCTTTCGTGTAGCCTCTCTCTGCGCTGTCTGGTCCGAAGTCCTGGAAGAGCTCTTTAAACACCAGGAAAGAAGAGGCCATATTATCTGCCTTTTTAAACCATTGCTGCGCATTTTTAAAGTCATGCACGCGCAGGTAGCTCTCCGCGATACTGGCGTTCATATCTACTTCTTTCGGGAAGAAGCCCGCGAGGTAAGTTTCATAGGGCGTTTTACCGGAGGACTTCATGAAGTCGTGCAATTGCAACAGCTGCGCGGTGTTCATCTCATCGCGGATCTGCTCAGTGGCGGATTGGCCGGAAAGGAAATAATCATATACATGCAGGCTGTCACAACGGCCACGGATCAGCGCTTCTTTCGCAAAGTCTTTCTGCTGATGGTATTTCGGCGCCAGGATAGCCCCTAACAGATTACGGTACGTTTTACTGAAAAATCTGTCACGGCCGCTTTGCCACCATTCTTCCGGCCGCGGTGTGGCTCCCAGCTGGCCATCCAGCCATTTAAAGGTGCCCAGTAATTTATCTTCCAGCGCTTTATCGATAGTTTTATGCTGATTGATATTGATCAGCAGGTTGACCACCTCCCACTGGTTGCGGATAGCCGGCTCTTTGCTGGTAACCTTGTCCAGCTGTGCCCTCGCCACGTCATAGTCGCGGCACATATAAGAGAGATAGGCGGAGTTCACCTGCCAGAAAGCCAGGTCCTTTACCTTTCCTTTTTCGATCACGCTGTTCATCCAGCCGATCATCGGCCGTATCTGCGTATTGGCGATGGTGGCCATTTCCGGCGGCAGCGCCACGATGCCGGCCATAGCTGCAGAATCAGTAGAAGTCGAAACAACCCTGTCGAGGAAACGGGACTCCAGCTTACTGATCTCACGGCCCATTAACACGGTCAATGCCGGGGACGCCGGATCGAAATCATATACTTTCTTCAGCGGCTCCAGTGTGATCTCATCCTTTCTCATGCCGTAGATAGCCGCTACCATGGCCTTCTCCCGGTTATCTTTACAAAGATGGTAAACGGCTTCCTCGGGTGCGTTGCCCCATTTCATGCTGGTATAACAGCTGACACGCAGAGCAGGCGCTTTGTCAAACACACGGGAAAACAGGTAAGCCCCCTGGACAGAATCGCCCATATGCTGCACTGCTCCTGCTTTCAGGGCCAATGCTTTGTAATACATCAGCGAAGAACCGGGTTTCTTAAACAACTTATCAAACGTAGCGGAGGCATCTTCATACCGGCCGCTGTAGTGCAGCAGCCTTACCTGCTGGAATGCATAACGTTCGCGGAGTTCCTTGTTGCCGGTTTTGTCGTAAAGCTCAGCCGCTTCCTTTTCCAACGCGTCCATCACGGACTTGTCGCGGTCAGGCGGCGTCCAGCGGTCCGCCACGTTCACAGACGGCTCGCAGCTTTTCGCGAACAACAGGTAACGGGCAGCATCCTGGTTGCGTTCTTCCTGCAGGAACTTTGCAAAGGCGTTGCTGCGTATACTGTCGGGCAAAACAGCCGTACTGCGGGTGACCACAGCCGACATCTGGTCTTTCGTATAGGTGTAAACGTACTCCCGGATATCGGCAGCTTTTACCTTATCACCGGTAAAACGCTGCCAGTCGCTGATATTCTCTTCCAGTTCCGAAGGCGATGTGGCTTCATCATAAAAAGGGCTCATGCCCGTATAATAAAACGGCTCATATCCCTTTCCTGACTGATAAGGATTAAAGAAGGAGATGTAATAATCGTAAGGATCTGCATCCGGTCCGCAGGACAGGGTATAGATCACATTGCCGAACAGTACAGCACAAAAGCTAATGGAAAAAACGATAAATTTTTTGTAGTTCATCCAACGGATAATTATGAAGGGTTACTGAATCCAAATGATAAAAAATAACGACCGGGTTATAGTCTTGCCGTTGCCGGGATACCATGCGGGATACCTTTTCCAGCACCGCGGGATCGCTGGTTTCGCGGCGTACCACGTTCCCGGCCTTTAGCAGGTAACCGTTTACCATACTGTCTTTCCGCACCGTATAGAGATTGCCGGAACGCGCAAACAGGACGGAGTCCTGCAGAACGGCATCGTCTATGCTGCGGAGAATACCGGCATAACGGCCATCCCGGAATAATACCGACCAGTCAAACAGCGGCAAAGCGATATCCAAAGGTACCGGATATGCGGATACCCTGTCACTGCCGATATAAGATTTCATAGTGTTTTCATCGAGGATGGAGTTATGGCTGCCCATTTTCCGGAGATCGCCCATATTATAACACATGAGCAGGCCTTTATCCACCGGCGGCACCCCGCTGGCGGTCACAAACTTCACCTGGTGCATCCGGATGGTGGCGGAAAGTGTACGATGGCGGAAAAAAGATTGTTTCCGCAGCTGTTGCAGGAAAGCGAAGTAAGCGTCGCGGGAACTGCGGGTCCAGTCGCAGTCTATCTGCACTTCCGGGATACGGCCGGCGGGAATATCGCGGCACAACTGCTCCAGCAGCCGGTTAATGTTGAAGGCCAGTGCCGTATCCGGCTTCTCCCATACTTCGTTCACGATAAATACCACCGGAACGATGCCGACACTATCGGGCAGCGGCGCCTGTTCCCGCAGTATGGCGACCGGCACCGGCTGGCCCGTTGCCGGGTCCCTGTCGGTATCAAACATTTTAACGTACAGTCTTTTAGCCGGCAGTCCACGCAGGTATTGCATCTCGCCGGCATTGCCGGTCCATGTCTGTTTCCAGTAGTAAAAAGCAGGAGTTACCTGTCGCGGTGCGGGACGTTGGCAGGCAAAGCAAAGTATCAACAAACACAAAAAAAGATATCGGGGCATCACTTACTATTAAATCAATAATCTGCCACAGATAACGCCGGCGGCTACGGCGGCATTCAGGGATTCCGCCCCGCCGAGGCGCGGGATGGTGATCCGGTGGGTGGCATGGGCAATGACTTCGTCTGACAGTCCCCTCCCTTCGTTACCGATCAGGATGATCCCTTCCCGGAGGGTGGTAAAACGGGTGATGTCTTCCCCATGCAGGGTGGCTGCATAGGAAGGCAGTGTGCTTTCTTCCAGCAGCTGCAGGATATCCATTTCCTTCACCTGTACCCGGGCGATGCTGCCCATGGTGGCCTGTATGGTTTTGGGATTGTAAACATCCACACAATCCGGCGACACGATCAGCTGACGGATACCAAACCAGTCGGCTATACGAATCAGCGTACCCATGTTGCCCGGGTCCTGGATGGCTTCAAGTGCCAGTACCACCGCTCCTTCCGGCGGAAGGCCGGTATCCGCTGCCGGCATATCCAGCAGGGCCATGGCATTGTTGGGCGTGGTCAGCGCCGACAGTTGTTTCAGGACTGCATTATCCACTTCCTTTACAGCATCCGCCGGTAACCGGCCCACCGCCTCCCGGTGCTGAAGCAGCCATGCACTGGTAGCATATACCGCTTTCACGGGCATGCCCGCCTGTAGTAGTTCCTGTACGATCTTATCCCCCTCCGCAATATACTGGCTGGATTTTTGACGGTTTTTTTTGTGCTGTAATGATTGAATATATTTAATTTGCGCCTTTGACAACATGAGGCCAAACCTACACGATTTCTTTTAATCAGCCAAGAAACAGGCTGGCAGGAGGTAGGGTTCAGTATTACCATTTAAAATATTATAACGTTTTCGCCCGTGATGCAGCCGCCACCCAATTCGAGAATTTCTTTGCTGAGATATTTGCTGCTACTGGTGGGCATACTGGCTTTGGGCGCATGTTCCAACACCAAATACCTGCAACAGAACCAGACCTTGTACGTCAGCAGCACGGTAGATGTAAATGGGGACATCCTCAACTCCGAAAAACAGGATATCCGCAGCTCCCTCTCTTCCAAGTCACTGATGACCCAGCAGCCCAACAAAAAACTGCTGGCTACCCGCATTAAGGTATGGCTGTACAATCAAAAATATAACGAGAAAAAATCCAGCTGGTTCTGGAACATGGTGCTCTCTAAAAGAAACATGGAAGAGCCGGTGGTCTACGACTCCGCTAAAACAAGGGAGTCCATTTCCCGCATGACCAGCTACCTGCATAACCAGGGTTTTTTCTATGCCACCGTGGAAGCCGATGCCAGCGAAAAACGCCGCAAAACCAGCGTCACCTATAAAGTAAACACCGGCCGCAATTTCGTACTGGATAAAATCACCTACGAGGTGCCCGATTCCAACATCCTCGCTGTAGTGCAGGCCAACCAGAACCTGTCTCTCCTGAAAAAAGGCGTGGCTTACAAATCAGCCACCCTGTCGTCCGAAAGAGAACGGCTCACCCGCATCATCCGTGACGCCGGTTACTATAAATTCGGCCGCGACGCCATTGAGTTCGAAGTCGATACCCTCAACAAAGCGCTGTTCCGCAACTCCCTCAATCCCTTCGAAGGGTTTGTGAACATCTTCACGGAAAACAAAGGCCGCGAAAAACCCACGATGGACGTGGAAGTAAGGATCAAAAACCCGGAAGATTCCACCAATGCCACCTGGCAACGCTATCATATCAGTAAAATATATGCGTACCCGGACTTCCCGCTGAACGGCAATCCCAACGATTCCACCCTGCGGCAGGACAACCGTAAATACATCACGATCCGCTCCCACCAGGACGTTCTGAAACCCAAAACACTGTCTAAATCCATCCTGCTCAGACCCGGGGAAACCTATTCGCTGCAGCAGTATAACAATACGGTCAACAAACTCTATGACCTCGGCGTGTGGCAGTTCGTCACCCTCCAATACAAGGAAAACAAAGACACCGCACACGGACTGGACGCTTACCTCTTCCTTACCCCCCGCCGCCGGCAGGAACTGGGCGTCAATTTCGAGGTGAGCAACAGCTCCGACTATACGCTGGGCTCCGGCGTCAGTCTCAACTACCGGCATATCAATCTCGCTAAAAGCGCTACCCAGCTGAGCATGAGCCTCAACACCGGTATCGAACTGGTGAATAAACAGGTAGAAGGCTGGGTGCTGCAATCAAGAGAATTTGGCGGTGAGATGGGCTTTACCTGGCCCCGCTTCGCACTGCCGTTCAACATCCGGCAGGCCGCCCGCTCCAATGTAAAAACCAGGCTCACCTTCGGCGCCAACTACCTGTCGCGTATCGAGCGGTTCGACATCACCAGCATCAACCTCTCCTATGGCTACGACTGGAACGAAAGCTTATACAAACGCTGGATT encodes:
- a CDS encoding type IX secretion system plug protein, which produces MRTAAFLLWVVLAACLFTGRVMAQANVITPDHVYHNNIKSVKFNQLGDPLSMPMYTIGTGEKLELSFDDMDNDVKNYYYSFVMCNADWTPAQVNQFDYMRGFSETRILNYKMSAVALQRYTHYSVQLPGTGSYPIKSGNYLLKVYLDSDTSQLAFTRRMYVVESKAGIAGFIQQPVSPKLFRTHQKINFEINTGSLNIQNPFDQIKVVILQNYRWDNAITNLKPQFINGNVIKYNAELDCVIPAGKEFRWIDLRSLRLQTERVRHSEYHANSTDVYAVTDFERADKLYQFIKDVNGKYYLATLDDYDPNFEGDYASVHFTFAAPEPYAGYDMYIFGEMTDYELNNNSRLTYNAASRAYEGTLFLKQGYYNYIYGLVDKTVTNGKFNTELTEGNWWETENNYTILLYFRPLGGRADELVSSITLNSILNRK
- a CDS encoding ABC transporter permease, coding for MELSAFIARRIAFNKASSFSKFIINIAVAATAVSVAVMILATALVNGFQQVIQDKIFSFWGHLHVNQYQPNAGPLTEEIPFTSTLTLMDSIKRVPGVKSVNPYATKSAIIKSEKEINGIIFKGIDKSYDWPQLQRFMQSGRPPRFNDTSYAPEIMISTNMAQDLQLKVDDKVIIYFIQGGGLPPRARKLQVSGIFKTGIEEYDKTYIIGDLNLVRRLNDWEPTQVGGYEIMLADYHLMDTTARIIDNNILPDQLFTRTIRDIYPNIFDWLQLQNQNELIIIVIMTIVAVINMITAILILILERTNMVGILKALGMRDWQIQKVFVFQAGYIILMGVLIGDFFGLGLAFLQKATGIFKLPEESYYMSVAAIDIRWHEILLINLGTLAICLLVLLIPSLIIRRITPVKAIQFK
- a CDS encoding TrmH family RNA methyltransferase, coding for MLSKAQIKYIQSLQHKKNRQKSSQYIAEGDKIVQELLQAGMPVKAVYATSAWLLQHREAVGRLPADAVKEVDNAVLKQLSALTTPNNAMALLDMPAADTGLPPEGAVVLALEAIQDPGNMGTLIRIADWFGIRQLIVSPDCVDVYNPKTIQATMGSIARVQVKEMDILQLLEESTLPSYAATLHGEDITRFTTLREGIILIGNEGRGLSDEVIAHATHRITIPRLGGAESLNAAVAAGVICGRLLI
- the tamL gene encoding translocation and assembly module lipoprotein TamL translates to MLRYLLLLVGILALGACSNTKYLQQNQTLYVSSTVDVNGDILNSEKQDIRSSLSSKSLMTQQPNKKLLATRIKVWLYNQKYNEKKSSWFWNMVLSKRNMEEPVVYDSAKTRESISRMTSYLHNQGFFYATVEADASEKRRKTSVTYKVNTGRNFVLDKITYEVPDSNILAVVQANQNLSLLKKGVAYKSATLSSERERLTRIIRDAGYYKFGRDAIEFEVDTLNKALFRNSLNPFEGFVNIFTENKGREKPTMDVEVRIKNPEDSTNATWQRYHISKIYAYPDFPLNGNPNDSTLRQDNRKYITIRSHQDVLKPKTLSKSILLRPGETYSLQQYNNTVNKLYDLGVWQFVTLQYKENKDTAHGLDAYLFLTPRRRQELGVNFEVSNSSDYTLGSGVSLNYRHINLAKSATQLSMSLNTGIELVNKQVEGWVLQSREFGGEMGFTWPRFALPFNIRQAARSNVKTRLTFGANYLSRIERFDITSINLSYGYDWNESLYKRWIVKPFTLNYVGVNLDPNFKAQTVDPNPYLKRSFEPALIGGESVSFIYSNNDLLHQRHYSYFRANIEESGLWLNGINSLVDMATGRKSNIESLTKVNISNFVKMEADYRHYWRLGVHSGLATRIYAGVGIPYSTSSVLPYVRQFTSGGPNSIRAFRLRTLGPGSYKDTSASAQIFPDQTGDMKLEGNVEYRFDLLRMFGGTINLKGATFLDMGNIWMIKKDLTRPGSEFRFDQLYHDLAIGTGAGLRLDFSFFLIRLDWGIPVKVPYYADSNNGWYLSEWNLGDGKWRRDNIIWNIAIGYPF